Proteins encoded by one window of Clostridium cagae:
- a CDS encoding ABC transporter ATP-binding protein, whose amino-acid sequence MKISIKNLKMTYRTGKKALQDISVQMESPSLIGLLGPNGAGKSTLMKLLVAGLLPTSGEILIDGEPLLKNEKKLKARLGYLPQSFGLYDELTVWQFLDYIAALKGIKNSKKAINEVIKKTNLMDKQKARISTLSGGQRQRVGIAEALMGNPELLIFDEPTVGLDPEERINFRNLFSQTAQDKIVLLSTHIIEDVQSVCDKLIVINHGQILFNGAPEELIALAHNHVGVFEEKSEKSENQEYKITARVNTARGIACRIVAETLPIFAQVVEPTLEDAYMYLIMEKEVM is encoded by the coding sequence ATGAAGATTTCAATTAAAAATTTAAAAATGACTTACCGTACAGGTAAAAAAGCATTACAAGATATTTCTGTGCAAATGGAAAGTCCAAGCCTTATTGGGCTTTTAGGTCCTAATGGAGCAGGAAAGTCAACGCTTATGAAGCTACTTGTAGCAGGACTATTACCAACTAGTGGGGAAATTCTTATAGATGGTGAGCCTTTGCTGAAGAATGAAAAAAAGCTAAAAGCAAGACTAGGATATTTACCACAATCCTTTGGGCTTTATGATGAACTTACTGTATGGCAGTTTCTAGATTACATAGCTGCACTCAAAGGAATAAAAAATAGTAAGAAGGCTATTAATGAGGTTATTAAGAAGACTAATCTCATGGATAAACAGAAGGCACGTATCTCCACTTTATCTGGTGGTCAAAGGCAACGTGTTGGAATTGCTGAGGCGCTTATGGGAAATCCAGAACTGCTCATTTTCGATGAACCAACTGTTGGGCTTGATCCAGAGGAACGTATTAATTTCCGTAACTTATTTTCTCAAACAGCACAGGATAAAATTGTCTTATTATCTACACATATAATCGAAGATGTACAATCAGTGTGTGATAAACTGATTGTTATTAATCATGGTCAAATTTTGTTTAATGGTGCACCAGAGGAATTGATTGCATTGGCTCATAATCATGTTGGGGTGTTTGAAGAAAAATCAGAAAAAAGTGAAAATCAAGAATATAAGATAACAGCAAGAGTTAATACAGCACGTGGAATCGCCTGCCGTATTGTAGCAGAAACTCTTCCGATTTTTGCACAAGTTGTAGAACCCACTCTTGAGGACGCATATATGTATCTTATTATGGAAAAAGAGGTGATGTAA
- a CDS encoding sensor histidine kinase, whose protein sequence is MKLWQKIYIFSLLLLIVTLNIAGFILIQKLHNNLLEKEVEKCLSEQKIVSSEFRINSLALQKIYYLNTAPDINMSISTLMSEYNSLLDREDGQHGDIEILDKQNKVLYSDVKFPISDEKQELENLSVGKTNYIIKTLDGKQYLYVSSLVNVYNVPIKIHYAKDISNIYIEKINQYALFMKLDILICSLFAIFMFFVSRLITKPINTLIDSTQKISLGQYSERVRIKSKDEFNVLSNHFNLMAQTIEDKINELEISNIEKETFINNLTHELKTPLTSIIGYANLIRTSKYNEELFFESADYIYKEGKRLEQMAFKMMDLIYAKTQEIKLTPEKIMPIIYEVKKSLRVKFKDKNIDLIIEEKDCILDVDKDLIKIALCNLVENAIKASRNDSKIYIRVFVLNDKIFISVLDSGTGMTKEHLDKIWQPFYVVDKARSRKNNGAGIGLSICKKIAEIHNADIKINSELGKGTEVTIIFNQPSTIIDKSI, encoded by the coding sequence ATGAAGTTATGGCAAAAAATATATATATTTTCTTTATTATTACTTATAGTTACTTTAAACATAGCTGGATTTATATTGATACAAAAACTTCATAATAATCTATTAGAAAAGGAAGTTGAGAAATGTCTTTCAGAACAAAAAATTGTTTCTTCAGAATTCAGAATTAATTCTCTAGCTTTGCAAAAAATCTATTATTTAAATACTGCTCCTGACATTAATATGTCAATTAGCACTTTAATGAGTGAATATAACAGTTTGCTTGATCGTGAAGATGGGCAACATGGGGATATAGAAATTTTAGACAAGCAAAATAAAGTACTATATTCAGATGTGAAATTTCCTATTTCAGATGAAAAACAAGAATTAGAAAATCTTTCTGTAGGAAAAACTAACTACATTATTAAAACATTAGATGGAAAGCAGTATTTATATGTAAGTAGTTTAGTTAATGTGTATAATGTTCCAATAAAAATACATTATGCTAAAGATATTTCAAATATATACATTGAAAAAATAAATCAATATGCCCTTTTTATGAAATTGGATATTTTAATCTGTTCTCTTTTTGCTATTTTTATGTTTTTTGTAAGCAGATTAATAACAAAACCAATAAATACATTAATAGATTCCACTCAAAAAATATCTTTGGGTCAGTATTCTGAAAGAGTAAGAATAAAATCAAAAGATGAATTTAACGTTCTTTCAAATCATTTTAATTTAATGGCTCAGACAATAGAAGATAAAATAAATGAGTTGGAAATATCGAATATTGAAAAGGAAACTTTCATAAATAACCTGACTCATGAGCTTAAGACACCTTTAACTTCTATAATTGGATATGCTAATTTAATAAGAACATCAAAATATAATGAAGAATTATTTTTCGAATCTGCAGATTACATTTACAAAGAGGGGAAAAGACTTGAGCAAATGGCTTTTAAAATGATGGATTTAATTTATGCTAAGACTCAGGAAATTAAATTAACACCTGAAAAAATTATGCCGATAATATATGAAGTAAAAAAATCTCTACGTGTTAAGTTTAAAGATAAAAATATAGATTTAATTATTGAAGAGAAAGACTGCATATTAGATGTGGACAAAGATCTAATTAAGATAGCATTATGCAATTTAGTGGAAAATGCTATAAAAGCATCTAGGAATGATTCTAAAATATATATAAGAGTATTTGTTTTAAATGATAAAATTTTTATATCTGTTTTGGATTCGGGTACAGGAATGACTAAAGAACATTTGGATAAAATCTGGCAGCCTTTCTATGTAGTTGATAAAGCAAGGAGCAGAAAAAATAACGGAGCAGGTATTGGGCTTTCTATCTGCAAAAAAATAGCGGAAATTCATAATGCAGATATAAAAATAAATAGTGAATTAGGTAAAGGTACAGAAGTAACCATAATTTTCAATCAACCTTCTACAATTATAGATAAATCAATTTAA
- a CDS encoding response regulator transcription factor: MKINVLIIEDDEAISNLIKINLSMVGYKSKQLFDGLEAFNLLKEESFDLILMDIMLPGMDGFELMKKIKDLNIPVIFLTAKNGLADKVTGLKSGAEDYIVKPFETVELLARIEIVLRRYSKNSNCIEFGNLKIYEEERIIKKDDETIDLTLKEFELMVLLVKNKNMALSREYLLEKIWGYEYMGETRTIDNHIQKLRKKLDIADNIKTVYKIGYRLEE, translated from the coding sequence TTGAAAATAAATGTTTTAATTATAGAAGACGATGAAGCTATTTCTAATTTAATAAAAATAAATTTGAGTATGGTTGGTTATAAAAGTAAGCAATTATTTGATGGTTTAGAAGCTTTTAATTTGTTAAAAGAAGAATCTTTTGATCTTATACTAATGGATATTATGTTGCCAGGTATGGATGGTTTCGAATTAATGAAAAAAATAAAAGACTTAAATATACCAGTAATATTTCTGACCGCTAAAAATGGACTTGCAGATAAAGTAACTGGACTTAAATCTGGTGCAGAAGACTATATTGTCAAACCATTTGAAACAGTTGAATTACTGGCAAGGATTGAAATAGTTTTAAGGCGTTATTCTAAAAATAGTAATTGTATAGAATTTGGGAATTTGAAAATATATGAAGAAGAAAGGATTATCAAAAAAGATGATGAGACAATTGATCTTACCTTAAAGGAATTTGAGCTCATGGTTTTGCTTGTGAAAAATAAAAATATGGCTCTATCAAGGGAATATTTACTAGAAAAGATATGGGGTTACGAATATATGGGAGAAACAAGGACAATAGATAACCATATTCAAAAGTTAAGAAAGAAGCTGGATATTGCAGATAATATAAAAACTGTATATAAAATTGGATACAGATTAGAGGAGTAG
- a CDS encoding endonuclease: protein MHLNGLLINILGGVILNNAKFNIKRFTITFILSLALVFSFSTAKTTYGITEAGIITETYSVTQAIENQNNTLKTVQGYIIGQPIATDRVLTSGYTGDTAIAIADSETETSTSNMIYVKVSAKYRDSFGLKTNPDLQGSQITVTGYLSSYFSHNGLKDITSITKINSSNEDVLNASTSDENVSDENPSDTSIDEEISGSDEVSINDTTITDTTTSYDDTYYADAIGKSGKALKSSLHEIIDDNKKLSYAAVWDALMDTDEDPNNTNNVILLYTGRSQGKNTKGAGVNNWNREHVWAKSHGNFGTKTGPGTDLHHLRAADVSVNSARGNLDFDNGGVPHSEATLCKYDNDSWEPRDSVKGDIARMLFYMDVRYEGDKGEIDLELNDKVNNGANPYMGKLSTLLQWNNQDPVDEIEKKRNDIIYKKYQHNRNPFIDHPEWANQIWN from the coding sequence ATGCATTTAAATGGATTATTAATAAATATTTTAGGAGGGGTAATATTGAATAATGCAAAGTTTAATATTAAAAGGTTTACAATAACATTTATTCTTAGTTTAGCCTTAGTTTTTTCCTTTTCTACAGCTAAGACAACATATGGTATAACAGAAGCAGGGATAATCACAGAAACGTATTCAGTGACACAAGCTATAGAAAATCAAAATAATACATTAAAAACTGTTCAAGGCTATATAATTGGACAACCGATAGCTACTGATAGAGTTTTAACAAGTGGATACACTGGTGATACTGCTATTGCAATTGCAGACAGTGAAACAGAAACAAGTACATCAAATATGATTTATGTTAAGGTTTCTGCAAAATATAGAGATTCTTTTGGATTAAAAACAAATCCAGATTTACAAGGAAGTCAAATTACTGTTACAGGGTATTTAAGTTCGTATTTTTCACATAACGGATTAAAAGATATTACTAGTATAACAAAGATAAATTCTTCTAATGAAGACGTTTTAAATGCAAGTACTTCAGATGAAAATGTTTCAGACGAAAATCCTTCAGATACGAGTATTGATGAAGAGATTAGTGGAAGTGATGAAGTAAGTATTAATGATACTACAATTACTGACACAACAACTTCATATGATGATACCTATTATGCAGATGCTATTGGTAAGAGTGGAAAAGCTTTAAAATCATCACTTCATGAGATAATTGATGATAATAAAAAATTATCATACGCTGCTGTTTGGGACGCATTAATGGACACTGATGAAGATCCTAATAATACAAACAACGTAATACTATTATATACAGGTCGTTCACAAGGAAAAAACACAAAAGGAGCAGGAGTGAATAATTGGAATAGAGAGCATGTATGGGCAAAGTCACATGGTAATTTTGGAACTAAAACAGGACCAGGAACAGATTTACATCATTTAAGAGCTGCGGATGTATCTGTAAATAGTGCAAGAGGAAATTTAGATTTTGATAATGGAGGAGTTCCACATAGTGAGGCTACTTTATGTAAATATGATAATGATTCATGGGAACCAAGAGATAGCGTAAAAGGTGATATTGCTAGAATGTTATTTTACATGGATGTAAGATATGAAGGTGATAAAGGAGAAATAGATTTAGAATTGAATGATAAAGTTAATAATGGGGCTAATCCATACATGGGAAAATTAAGTACATTACTTCAATGGAATAATCAAGACCCTGTTGATGAGATTGAAAAAAAGAGAAATGATATAATATACAAAAAATATCAGCACAATAGAAATCCTTTTATTGATCATCCAGAATGGGCAAATCAAATTTGGAATTAA
- a CDS encoding PTS sugar transporter subunit IIC — protein sequence MDILFGTALLLLVLGLFTLFSYKAPNGMKAMGALANAACASFLVEAFHDAFFGEVLNIEFLQSVGAANGSLGGVAAAILVPLALGVSPVYAVLTGLACANFGILPGFIAGYLISYVIKFLEEKVPAGLDLIAVIIIAAPLSRLIATYMTPLVNGTLLKIGDVLLASANSSPIIMGIILGGILTVVATAPLSSMALTAMLGLTGTPMAIGALAVFASSFMNFVFFQKMKFGSKKDTIAVAIEPLTQADIISANPIPIYITNFIGGALSGIVIATMGLTNMTPGTATPIAGFAVMFAYNTPIQVLIASCICILLNILSGYIGHFIFKNHKIHTADEIRGTVITE from the coding sequence ATGGATATTTTATTTGGAACAGCTCTTTTACTTTTAGTCTTAGGACTATTTACTTTATTTAGTTATAAGGCACCAAATGGTATGAAGGCTATGGGCGCTCTTGCAAATGCAGCTTGTGCAAGTTTCTTAGTTGAAGCCTTTCACGATGCATTTTTTGGAGAAGTATTAAATATTGAATTTTTACAAAGTGTTGGTGCAGCTAATGGCAGTCTTGGTGGAGTTGCTGCTGCTATACTTGTACCTCTAGCACTTGGTGTTTCACCTGTTTATGCAGTTTTGACAGGACTTGCATGCGCTAACTTTGGTATTTTGCCAGGTTTTATCGCTGGTTATCTTATATCTTATGTAATTAAGTTCTTAGAAGAAAAGGTACCAGCTGGCTTAGATCTCATAGCTGTTATAATTATTGCAGCACCCCTTTCACGTTTAATCGCAACATACATGACACCACTCGTTAATGGTACATTATTAAAAATAGGTGATGTATTACTTGCATCTGCTAATTCTAGTCCTATTATTATGGGTATTATTCTAGGTGGAATATTAACAGTAGTAGCTACTGCACCGCTTAGTTCTATGGCACTTACTGCTATGCTTGGATTAACAGGTACACCAATGGCTATAGGTGCTTTAGCAGTGTTTGCTTCTTCATTTATGAATTTTGTATTTTTCCAAAAGATGAAGTTTGGTTCTAAAAAGGATACTATTGCTGTTGCAATTGAGCCACTTACTCAAGCCGATATTATAAGTGCTAATCCTATTCCTATATATATAACAAACTTTATAGGAGGCGCGCTAAGCGGTATAGTAATTGCTACTATGGGCCTTACTAATATGACTCCAGGTACAGCAACTCCAATTGCAGGTTTCGCTGTTATGTTTGCTTACAATACCCCTATTCAAGTATTAATTGCTTCATGTATATGTATTTTATTAAACATACTCAGTGGATATATTGGTCACTTTATCTTTAAGAATCATAAAATTCATACTGCTGATGAAATCAGAGGTACTGTAATAACAGAATAA
- a CDS encoding radical SAM protein, with protein sequence MDRYNIIEEKNKREIVLLKGFPCIWGKCTFCDYIDDNSTKEEEINKLNFEVLDNVKGVYKTLEVINSGSCFELPKETLKKIKEVINKNGIKKIFLESHWCYKNRLQEMRDFFGIEIVFKIGVESFDNDFRNKFLNKNANFKTYEEVKENFQSVCLLVGIKGQNKEMIKRDIDIVLHHFDYGTVNIFTENTTEIKRDEELIKWFEKEYQFLRDVEKIEILFENTDFGVGD encoded by the coding sequence ATGGACAGATATAATATTATAGAAGAAAAAAATAAGAGAGAAATTGTTTTATTAAAGGGATTTCCATGTATTTGGGGTAAATGTACATTTTGTGATTATATAGATGATAACTCAACAAAAGAGGAAGAAATAAATAAATTGAATTTTGAAGTTCTTGATAATGTAAAAGGTGTTTATAAGACTTTAGAGGTAATAAACTCTGGCAGCTGTTTTGAATTGCCAAAAGAAACATTAAAGAAGATAAAAGAAGTCATAAATAAGAACGGCATAAAAAAAATATTTTTGGAAAGTCATTGGTGTTATAAAAATAGACTACAAGAAATGAGAGATTTTTTTGGAATAGAAATAGTTTTTAAAATTGGAGTCGAGAGTTTTGATAATGATTTTAGAAATAAATTCTTAAATAAAAATGCTAACTTTAAAACATATGAAGAAGTAAAAGAGAATTTTCAATCAGTTTGTCTTTTGGTTGGGATAAAAGGGCAAAATAAAGAAATGATAAAAAGAGATATAGATATAGTATTACATCATTTTGACTATGGAACAGTAAATATATTTACTGAAAATACCACTGAAATAAAAAGAGATGAAGAATTAATAAAATGGTTTGAAAAAGAATATCAATTCTTAAGAGATGTTGAAAAAATAGAAATATTATTTGAAAATACCGATTTTGGTGTTGGAGATTAA
- a CDS encoding ECF transporter S component, translating into MKKINLNVMIFMSLCIVINLVGGFIALSFKLPIYIDTIGTLLSAVLLGPINGGIVGGLTSIVNGSTFDPISFYFMPVQIIVGLSTGVCFKNSKFESIKSVLSIILITILGSITASIVAAFVFNGVTSSGSSIFVAVFKNLGISTVTAVFSTQIFTDLLDKAVSFALVFSVIKAMPIKITMNLVRDEINGQI; encoded by the coding sequence ATGAAAAAAATAAATTTAAATGTAATGATATTTATGTCGTTATGTATAGTTATAAATCTTGTGGGGGGATTTATAGCGTTAAGTTTTAAGTTACCAATATATATTGATACAATAGGAACTTTATTAAGTGCAGTTTTACTAGGTCCAATTAATGGCGGAATAGTTGGTGGATTAACTTCAATAGTAAATGGATCAACTTTTGATCCAATTTCATTTTATTTCATGCCTGTTCAGATAATTGTGGGTTTAAGTACGGGAGTATGTTTTAAAAATTCTAAATTTGAAAGTATTAAATCAGTACTATCAATTATATTAATTACAATTTTAGGATCAATAACGGCATCAATAGTAGCAGCTTTTGTGTTTAATGGAGTAACCTCATCTGGTTCTAGTATATTTGTTGCTGTATTTAAAAATTTAGGGATAAGTACAGTTACAGCTGTATTTTCTACTCAAATATTTACTGATTTGCTAGATAAAGCTGTTAGTTTTGCATTAGTATTTTCAGTAATAAAAGCTATGCCAATAAAAATTACTATGAACTTAGTTAGGGATGAGATTAATGGACAGATATAA
- a CDS encoding nucleoside hydrolase: MNKKKIIIDCDPGIDDSLAIMLALKSEELEVKGITIVSGNVHAKKGAENALKILKELGRLDIPVYIGDGEPLVRELITAEDTHGGDGLGETYLPKVEKANYKDGAVDFILNSLREEDELSIIAIGPLTNIAKALDKDKETTRKMKELILMGGAFKSFGNCSQVAEFNFWVDPHGAEKVFNELNRKITMVGLDVTRKIVLTPNYIEMLKQFKNPLADLIVKITRFYVDFHWEQERTLGCVINDPLAIAYFIDSSICSGKEYYVDIVTEGKAIGMSLVDEGDFYRKEPNCLVLTEVDAKAFMEMFLTRLFPEHKKDIFNILNNSKYGN; the protein is encoded by the coding sequence ATGAATAAGAAAAAAATAATAATAGATTGTGATCCTGGAATTGATGATTCATTAGCAATCATGCTTGCATTAAAATCGGAGGAATTAGAAGTAAAAGGTATAACTATTGTTTCTGGAAATGTACATGCTAAAAAAGGTGCAGAAAATGCTCTTAAAATATTAAAAGAGCTTGGCAGGTTAGATATTCCTGTATATATAGGAGATGGTGAACCATTAGTAAGGGAGCTAATTACAGCAGAAGACACTCATGGAGGTGATGGACTTGGAGAAACATATTTACCTAAAGTAGAAAAAGCTAATTATAAAGATGGAGCAGTAGATTTTATTCTAAATTCTTTAAGAGAAGAGGATGAATTATCAATAATAGCAATAGGACCATTAACTAATATTGCAAAAGCTTTAGATAAAGATAAAGAAACAACAAGGAAAATGAAAGAATTAATTTTAATGGGGGGAGCTTTTAAGAGCTTTGGAAACTGTTCTCAAGTTGCTGAATTTAATTTCTGGGTAGATCCACATGGAGCAGAAAAAGTTTTTAATGAACTTAATAGAAAAATTACCATGGTTGGATTAGATGTAACAAGAAAAATTGTATTAACACCTAACTATATAGAAATGTTAAAGCAATTTAAGAATCCATTAGCAGATTTAATAGTTAAAATAACAAGATTTTATGTGGATTTTCATTGGGAGCAAGAAAGAACTTTGGGGTGTGTGATAAATGATCCATTAGCAATAGCTTATTTTATAGATTCAAGTATTTGTAGTGGAAAAGAATATTATGTGGATATAGTTACAGAGGGAAAGGCAATTGGCATGAGCTTAGTAGATGAAGGGGATTTTTATAGAAAAGAACCAAATTGTTTGGTATTAACAGAAGTAGATGCAAAAGCATTCATGGAAATGTTTTTAACAAGATTATTTCCAGAGCATAAGAAAGATATTTTTAATATATTAAATAATTCAAAGTACGGCAATTAA
- a CDS encoding DMT family transporter — MSLNNLSNRSKGIIFIILSAFGFAMMSAFVKLSGDLPSLQKSFFRNLVASLIALSLIIKHKESFFGKRENQKILILRSLFGTLGIVLNFYTIDKLVLSDANMLNKLSPFFVIIFSALFLSEKINTKQIASLIIAFLGALFIIKPSFNLEVISALAGVGGAIFAAAAYTCLRVLGGKEKHYTVVFYFSTFSSIVLFPFMMMSYKSMTMMQLTYLILAGVFASVGQFGVTLAYKYAAAKEISIFDYSNILFSAIISLVIFGALPDYLSVIGYVIIFAASLYMFMYNKKLDKVKIK; from the coding sequence ATGAGTTTAAACAATTTAAGTAATAGAAGTAAAGGAATAATATTTATAATATTATCAGCATTTGGATTTGCAATGATGTCAGCTTTTGTTAAGCTTTCAGGGGATTTACCATCTTTGCAAAAATCATTTTTTAGGAATTTAGTAGCAAGTTTAATTGCTTTAAGTTTAATAATTAAGCATAAAGAAAGCTTTTTTGGAAAAAGAGAAAATCAAAAGATTCTTATATTAAGGTCTTTATTTGGAACATTAGGAATTGTATTAAATTTTTATACAATAGATAAATTAGTGTTATCAGATGCTAATATGCTAAATAAGTTAAGTCCATTTTTCGTAATTATTTTTTCAGCTTTATTTTTAAGTGAGAAAATAAATACAAAACAAATTGCATCTTTAATAATTGCATTTTTAGGAGCCTTATTTATTATAAAACCATCATTTAATCTTGAAGTTATATCAGCTTTGGCAGGTGTTGGAGGTGCTATATTTGCAGCAGCAGCTTATACTTGTCTTAGAGTGCTTGGAGGAAAGGAAAAACATTATACAGTAGTATTTTATTTTTCAACTTTTTCATCAATAGTATTGTTTCCATTTATGATGATGTCTTATAAGTCAATGACAATGATGCAACTAACTTATTTAATACTGGCAGGTGTTTTTGCAAGTGTAGGTCAATTTGGAGTAACTTTAGCTTATAAATATGCAGCAGCTAAAGAAATATCAATATTTGATTACTCAAACATACTATTCTCAGCTATAATAAGTTTAGTTATATTTGGAGCTTTACCAGATTACTTAAGTGTTATAGGATATGTAATAATATTTGCAGCTTCATTATATATGTTTATGTACAATAAAAAATTAGATAAGGTTAAAATCAAATAA